A single genomic interval of Spinacia oleracea cultivar Varoflay chromosome 6, BTI_SOV_V1, whole genome shotgun sequence harbors:
- the LOC110806257 gene encoding calcium-binding protein PBP1-like, whose translation MAANQGNNNNNIISNNNGVVFEDFLPSMVEKLGEEGFMDELCKGFRLLIDEQKGVITFESLKKNLGVLGLEGMSDEEVREMLREGDVDKDGCLNQMEFCVLMFRLSPGLMDGSMRWLQQALGQRSS comes from the coding sequence ATGGCGGCGAATCaaggcaacaacaacaacaacattatCAGCAACAACAACGGGGTTGTTTTCGAGGATTTCCTACCATCGATGGTGGAGAAGCTCGGGGAAGAAGGGTTCATGGACGAACTATGTAAGGGTTTTCGACTACTAATAGACGAACAAAAGGGGGTGATAACATTTGAGAGCTTAAAGAAGAATTTAGGGGTTTTAGGGTTGGAAGGGATGAGTGATGAAGAAGTAAGGGAAATGTTGAGAGAAGGTGATGTGGATAAAGATGGATGTTTGAACCAAATGGAGTTTTGTGTTTTGATGTTTAGGTTAAGTCCTGGTTTGATGGATGGTTCTATGAGGTGGCTTCAACAAGCTCTTGGTCAAAGATCATCATGA